The sequence below is a genomic window from Chitinophagaceae bacterium.
CATGGTATCTATGATTGCCGCTGCAACAATCACACGTGTGTACCACTTATTATTTGCAGGAATCACATACCATGGCGAATGTTTAGTGGCGGTATTTTGGATCATTTTCTCATAAGCATCCATGTAATCATCCCAAAACGCGCGTTCTTTTATGTCTGATGAAGAAACCTTCCAGTTCTTATCTGCATTGTCAAAGCGCTCAAGAAATCTTCTTTTCTGTTCCTTCCTCGAAAGATGGAGGAAGAATTTTATGGTAAGTGTACCATTACGTGATAAGTATTTTTCAAAATTGCGCAGGTCTTTATAACGATTGTCAAAAAGATCTTTATCTACCAGGTCCTGAGGAATTTTCTGATATTTCATCAATTCAGGATGCACTTTCACTACGAGCACTTCTTCATAGTAGGAACGGTTAAAAATTCCGATGCGGCCACGCTCGGGTAATTCCTTCTGGCAGCGCCATAGATAATCGTGATCAAGATCTGTTGAAGTGGGTGCTTTGAAAGAAGATACCTGGCAACCCTGTGGATTAACGCCACTCATTACATGCTTGATGGCACCGTCTTTTCCGGCAGCATCCATGGCCTGAAAAATCAGTAACAAACTCCAGCGATCCTGTGCATACAGCATGTCCTGCAAAGTAGCAAGCGCTTCTACGCCGATCTGCAACGCTTCCTTTGCGCGGGGCTTATCCTCCGAACCCAATTGGCCGGTATCATCAGGATCAATGTCTTTGAGTTTGAATTTTTCACCATCAGTAATACGATAAGGTGCTGATAGTTCGTCTGATACTTTGATGATCTCTTTGAGTTTCATTGTTTGAAGAAATTGAATGAAAAATGTAATAATAGAAGTTTCCAAACTAAATTACAATGACATTATTATTTATAAGGCTGAACACGCACCTGTTACTTATTGAAAAAATCTAAGGCAGTGTGTGAGACTTCATTCCGATAACAATGTTTTTTTGCATGCTTTCAAAAGGAAGATCGTATAACATGACCCCCGGAAAAAAATACATCTCGCCCGATGAATTACAAACCTATGGTTACCGATATTTATTCAATACTCAGTAGTATTTTTCGCATTTTTGCAAAAACTTAAAACGTGTATTATGGTGCTTTAAAGGCGCTCCATAAATCCGAACCATTTCTTTCAAATAAATTCCTAACCCAAAAAGTTTATTTATGAAAAAGCTACTTTCGATTTTAGTAATCCTGATTCTGATTACACAAGTTCAGGCACAACAACTACCACGTGTAATAATTTTAGCAACAGGTGGAACCATTGCCGGAGCGGGCGCATCGTCTGACCGGGCAGGTTATACCGCAGGTAAAATTCCCATCGATGATCTTATTGGTTCCATACCTACCGTAAAAAAAATTGCAAATATTACGGGTGAACAAATTGCTTCCGTGGGGAGTCAGGACATGACCATTGATATTTGGAAAAAGCTTGCCATCCGTATCAATGAAATCATTAAGAATAAAGAAGCTGAAGGTATTGTGGTTACACACGGTACTGATACCCAGGAAGAAACCGGTTACTTTCTCGACCTGGTAGTTCCATCCGATATGCCGGTTGTACTTACCGGTTCCATGCGCCCGGCAACTGCCATCAGTGCTGACGGTCCTAAGAATCTGTACGATGCCATTACAGTAGCTATAGATCCAAAGACCAAGGGCAGAGGTGTACTGATTAGTTTTAATGAGGGGATTTATGATGCAAGGGAAGTAATGAAGATGAGCACCACAAAAACAAATGCATTTGGCTCGCCAAATACCGGTGCAGTTGGCCAGGCTTACGATGGTAAAGTAGAATATTATTCCTCTTCTATGCGGGAAGGAAAAACACCATTCAGTATAACTGCGGAAACCAAGCTGCCGCGGGTGGATATTGTTTACATGTATGCTGATGCATCAGCCGACCAGATTGATCTGCTGATTAGTAAAAAGTGGATGGCATTGTA
It includes:
- a CDS encoding polyphosphate kinase 2 family protein, with the protein product MKLKEIIKVSDELSAPYRITDGEKFKLKDIDPDDTGQLGSEDKPRAKEALQIGVEALATLQDMLYAQDRWSLLLIFQAMDAAGKDGAIKHVMSGVNPQGCQVSSFKAPTSTDLDHDYLWRCQKELPERGRIGIFNRSYYEEVLVVKVHPELMKYQKIPQDLVDKDLFDNRYKDLRNFEKYLSRNGTLTIKFFLHLSRKEQKRRFLERFDNADKNWKVSSSDIKERAFWDDYMDAYEKMIQNTATKHSPWYVIPANNKWYTRVIVAAAIIDTMAGLDLHYPKVDDAKLKEIATAKEMLLAEK